The Polyangium spumosum genome has a segment encoding these proteins:
- a CDS encoding tape measure protein, translated as MTVSEKLVLREDVARPAAKAAASVERLAGALGELGAVEVDAQAAAKIERTAKAAAAAQDRATEAAKRAAAVREGATKTEAKAREAAERVANATREAEDKAAATAKKAAALREEATKASEKAEEAAARAARLRETGITSDKADREAARAAAKAARLRASADRAEEAAREGSAAAARAQSSAERQAQRLGEKAARQRIAAERAEATAKKRAATAERAQSNANKAKSKAEEASAKRVAKAKKDADKAAAREAKKLPPGMSKTEKRLLDSIHKFNPAQERREAMLEKQLRKMREGARVGVDEPSKEGAGGGWETLKQGAKAAALAEIASRVASAGARAALDLGSAAVDAAAFREDATRALGILRKSKGDADHVLQTAIRTADFIGQGRRATLAQVVGLLGKFEDAALVDRIIRSIADLGTVNPEANVDAIIRAMGKIQAQGYLQGDELNMLTEAGLAADKVYTQLARRLDKTTDQIRSMQGARKLSAADTIESILGAINEQAGGRAPGLAARAKSLEDITGILGRLQAMPGNLLMDLDVTPGMRSFKAFVGGVLDSLDPSGPRWGRITGALGRVLNSAFGGIFAEQDPGKFIDRLVAKMEQAEPIISALVSGFRTGFGGVLGVFEKLDSLSAGAFGEVEKVLGIDKIPWIERVAQGVGLIAGVAGVAIGLIGVMASKWASFVGSAYTAVLATYGYLVTFVDWVGGLFSGEGLAEAGASVGTAIVDGLVGSIRAGALAVAGAVKAMAGGAISTAKSVLGIASPSRVFEGIGWNMAGGAEVGITGGAGRVVRAAEAMAFAATRAANDNIVTPSKAAGVGGSGIASSSGARAGRGGAYSGERVTIHVEKIEIVIQGSATERDGEAVARGLWAELQRLAEEAA; from the coding sequence ATGACCGTCTCCGAGAAACTCGTTCTGCGCGAAGATGTGGCGCGGCCCGCGGCAAAGGCGGCGGCGAGCGTGGAGCGGCTTGCGGGCGCGCTCGGCGAGCTCGGGGCCGTCGAGGTGGACGCGCAAGCGGCCGCAAAGATAGAGCGGACGGCGAAGGCCGCGGCGGCGGCGCAGGATCGCGCAACGGAGGCGGCGAAGCGGGCGGCGGCTGTTCGAGAGGGGGCGACAAAGACTGAGGCGAAGGCGCGCGAGGCCGCCGAACGCGTTGCGAATGCGACGCGGGAGGCCGAGGACAAGGCCGCGGCGACGGCGAAGAAAGCCGCGGCGCTCCGCGAGGAGGCCACGAAGGCCTCCGAAAAGGCGGAGGAAGCCGCGGCTCGGGCGGCGCGGCTCCGGGAGACCGGAATCACGTCGGATAAGGCAGACAGGGAAGCCGCGCGCGCGGCGGCCAAGGCGGCGCGCCTCCGGGCGAGCGCGGATCGGGCCGAGGAAGCGGCGCGAGAGGGCTCGGCGGCAGCGGCGCGGGCGCAGTCGTCCGCGGAGCGCCAGGCGCAACGGCTCGGGGAGAAGGCCGCGAGGCAACGGATAGCGGCGGAGCGCGCGGAAGCGACGGCGAAGAAGCGCGCGGCTACCGCGGAGCGCGCGCAAAGCAACGCGAACAAGGCGAAAAGCAAGGCCGAGGAGGCCAGCGCGAAGCGCGTGGCCAAGGCCAAGAAAGACGCCGACAAGGCGGCAGCGCGGGAGGCCAAGAAGCTCCCTCCGGGGATGAGCAAGACGGAGAAGCGCCTGCTGGATTCGATACACAAGTTCAATCCGGCGCAGGAACGGCGTGAGGCCATGCTGGAGAAGCAACTGCGCAAGATGCGGGAGGGGGCGCGCGTCGGCGTTGATGAACCATCCAAGGAGGGGGCCGGCGGCGGATGGGAGACGCTCAAGCAAGGCGCAAAGGCTGCGGCGCTCGCGGAAATCGCCTCGCGGGTCGCCTCGGCTGGGGCGCGCGCGGCGCTCGATCTGGGCTCGGCTGCCGTCGATGCGGCGGCGTTTCGAGAGGATGCGACGCGGGCGCTTGGCATTTTGCGCAAGTCCAAGGGAGACGCGGATCACGTTCTCCAGACGGCCATCCGAACGGCGGATTTCATAGGCCAAGGCCGTAGGGCTACGCTCGCGCAAGTCGTGGGCTTGCTGGGCAAATTCGAGGACGCTGCGCTCGTCGATCGGATCATCCGGTCGATCGCCGATCTCGGAACGGTCAACCCCGAGGCGAACGTCGACGCGATCATTCGCGCGATGGGAAAGATCCAAGCGCAAGGCTACCTCCAGGGCGATGAGCTCAACATGCTCACCGAGGCCGGCCTCGCGGCAGACAAGGTGTACACGCAGCTTGCGCGCAGGCTCGACAAGACGACCGATCAAATCCGAAGCATGCAGGGCGCGCGGAAGCTCTCGGCCGCGGATACCATCGAGTCGATCCTGGGGGCGATCAACGAGCAAGCTGGCGGCCGTGCGCCCGGCCTCGCGGCACGGGCGAAGTCGCTGGAGGATATCACAGGGATCCTCGGCCGCCTCCAAGCGATGCCGGGGAACCTGCTCATGGACCTCGACGTGACTCCGGGAATGCGGTCCTTCAAGGCGTTCGTGGGCGGCGTGCTCGATAGCCTCGATCCCTCGGGGCCGCGCTGGGGAAGGATCACGGGCGCGCTCGGGCGCGTGCTCAATTCAGCGTTCGGCGGGATCTTCGCAGAGCAGGATCCCGGGAAGTTCATCGATCGCTTGGTCGCGAAGATGGAGCAGGCCGAGCCCATCATCTCGGCGCTCGTCTCGGGTTTCCGGACGGGGTTCGGAGGTGTCCTCGGCGTGTTCGAGAAGCTCGATTCGCTCAGCGCGGGCGCGTTCGGCGAGGTGGAGAAGGTGCTCGGGATCGACAAGATCCCCTGGATCGAGCGGGTGGCCCAGGGCGTCGGGTTGATCGCCGGTGTCGCGGGCGTGGCGATCGGGCTGATCGGGGTGATGGCGTCGAAGTGGGCCTCGTTCGTCGGGTCGGCCTACACGGCGGTGCTCGCGACCTACGGCTATCTCGTGACCTTTGTGGACTGGGTGGGGGGCCTGTTCTCCGGCGAGGGCCTCGCGGAAGCCGGGGCATCTGTGGGGACTGCCATCGTCGATGGCCTGGTCGGCAGTATCCGCGCCGGTGCGCTCGCGGTCGCTGGCGCGGTCAAGGCCATGGCCGGTGGGGCCATCTCCACGGCCAAGAGCGTGCTCGGGATCGCGAGTCCCTCGCGTGTGTTCGAGGGGATCGGCTGGAACATGGCCGGCGGCGCCGAGGTGGGCATCACGGGCGGCGCGGGGCGCGTGGTCCGCGCGGCGGAAGCCATGGCGTTCGCGGCGACGCGGGCGGCAAATGACAACATCGTGACCCCCTCGAAGGCCGCTGGCGTCGGCGGCTCCGGGATCGCTTCGAGCTCGGGCGCGCGGGCCGGGCGCGGGGGCGCGTACAGCGGCGAACGCGTGACGATCCACGTCGAGAAAATCGAGATCGTGATCCAGGGCAGCGCAACGGAGCGCGACGGGGAAGCCGTCGCCCGCGGGCTCTGGGCCGAGCTCCAACGTCTCGCCGAGGAGGCTGCCTGA
- a CDS encoding phage protease has translation MLLFRAGVNKSYKGLLLFDEEAARRVLADFEAHGAELFFDYDHASLFGFSKGMGEAAAWFRPEVREGALWAVNVRWTEEAAEKVRARKYRYISPAVDYELDSNRITRLINVALTNLPASHGLPPLMAASQGAKGMLEGALAHIASALGLDPDTATEDDVIKAFDDHMAEEGGDEGDDALKDSDAAEALAQIRTLTGKATAREALAAAAEELQAARAAAVEDEIGALVDRGVAAKLIPEAGREAFVKLGRKDLDALRELVGSTGEDPEREKPKGDPPKADPPKKPAARPSPPATRYQQATLAARTRRNGEFDLQVAKTLRIDPAAMDDGDD, from the coding sequence GTGCTGCTCTTCCGCGCGGGCGTAAACAAGTCGTACAAGGGCCTCCTCCTCTTCGATGAGGAAGCCGCGCGGCGCGTCCTCGCCGATTTCGAGGCGCACGGCGCCGAACTGTTCTTCGATTACGACCACGCCTCTCTGTTCGGCTTCTCGAAGGGCATGGGCGAGGCGGCCGCATGGTTCCGGCCCGAGGTCCGCGAGGGCGCGCTCTGGGCCGTGAATGTCCGCTGGACCGAGGAGGCGGCCGAGAAGGTCCGGGCGCGGAAGTATCGCTATATCTCGCCCGCGGTCGATTACGAGCTCGATAGCAACCGGATCACGCGGCTGATCAACGTCGCGCTGACGAACCTGCCCGCTTCGCACGGGCTTCCGCCGCTGATGGCGGCTTCGCAGGGAGCAAAAGGCATGCTGGAAGGCGCGCTCGCGCATATCGCCTCGGCGCTCGGGCTCGATCCCGATACGGCGACCGAGGACGACGTGATCAAGGCATTCGATGATCACATGGCCGAGGAGGGCGGCGACGAGGGGGACGACGCGCTCAAGGATAGCGACGCGGCGGAGGCCCTCGCGCAGATCCGCACGCTCACCGGGAAGGCGACGGCGCGCGAGGCGCTCGCGGCGGCGGCCGAGGAGCTGCAAGCGGCGCGAGCGGCGGCAGTGGAAGACGAGATCGGCGCGCTCGTCGATCGAGGCGTCGCGGCGAAGCTGATCCCCGAGGCGGGGCGCGAGGCGTTCGTCAAGCTCGGCCGGAAGGACCTCGACGCGCTGCGGGAGCTCGTCGGGAGCACGGGCGAGGATCCCGAGCGGGAGAAGCCGAAAGGGGATCCGCCGAAAGCCGATCCCCCGAAGAAACCCGCGGCGCGGCCCTCGCCTCCTGCGACGCGGTATCAGCAAGCGACGCTCGCGGCGCGCACGCGTCGGAATGGGGAGTTTGATCTCCAGGTGGCGAAAACGCTGCGGATCGATCCCGCTGCGATGGACGACGGCGACGATTGA
- a CDS encoding DUF2586 family protein — translation MPSAEITFTEFGPAGEPASAARVVAKVGVCSAGSKNTAYAFDVPSPVAKALGEGPLTEATAQAVRVSRQRTLAVPVEASIPGVLGPLTQSGPGPALVLSGDPTDAAAVRVRITKSGPQGVGRFRVSISGTAAGAQVVPRFGTELAIPSRKAAEVTGTRDLSRLAYAKSAVIRGDKDLGASGLYGPGGLLDGKSIEAKIHGGEVSCVLEAPKDGATLLAQLSNAFAACVFSLDVGARLVWTSKAIGKAATIELLGGSALGVLGLVVGLKQGEAGDLDGTTVDLQEDTGDAQSIKFDDPPADPAAVVAAIGKANNVAASLVAPASKLRLVSKTIGEGSSLTILGGSAIELLGLPKAAAKGREADHKIPGVGVTIQFPAAAFVKDTEYAFVCNAPGFAIEAVIEAIDKLVHVKADFRLLHVVGELADAAETRALAEALDTKIAELEALKRPIVAILGAPLGETDEALAEAFEGFVSRRVCVCARGAWLRGGTLQGSFLRSQSWAAAYKAAALRFSSDLGNHDDGPLKEVDALPVDEGLATVKLRAARFTVMDTSGGNVYFARGLTMADERSRYRDLNVARVMIEAYLAAQPVLDNEINNDPPLNEDGTLETNTAGAIDRAVTNALANSLMPDHASAVRARVIRTDNVFETNLLRARMTVVPRGQIYGVSAELGPGLLTDNEEEGG, via the coding sequence ATGCCGAGCGCTGAAATCACGTTTACGGAATTCGGGCCGGCGGGTGAGCCGGCATCCGCCGCGCGGGTGGTCGCCAAGGTCGGCGTATGCTCGGCGGGGTCGAAGAATACCGCTTATGCGTTCGATGTTCCCTCTCCGGTGGCGAAAGCCCTCGGCGAGGGGCCGCTCACGGAAGCCACGGCGCAAGCGGTCCGCGTCTCCAGGCAGCGCACGCTCGCGGTTCCCGTCGAGGCGAGCATTCCGGGCGTCCTCGGGCCGCTCACGCAATCGGGCCCGGGGCCGGCGCTCGTTCTCTCGGGGGATCCGACGGATGCGGCGGCGGTGCGTGTGCGCATCACGAAGAGCGGGCCGCAAGGTGTCGGGCGGTTCCGCGTCTCCATTTCGGGGACGGCGGCGGGCGCGCAGGTGGTTCCGCGGTTCGGAACCGAGCTCGCGATTCCCTCGCGGAAGGCGGCCGAGGTGACGGGGACGCGGGATCTGTCGCGGCTCGCGTATGCAAAATCGGCTGTCATCCGCGGCGACAAGGACCTCGGGGCGTCGGGCCTCTACGGGCCCGGGGGCTTGCTCGATGGGAAGAGCATCGAGGCGAAGATCCACGGCGGCGAGGTGTCTTGCGTGCTCGAGGCGCCGAAGGACGGGGCCACGCTGCTCGCGCAACTGTCGAACGCTTTCGCCGCGTGCGTGTTTTCGCTCGACGTGGGCGCGCGGCTCGTGTGGACCTCGAAGGCCATCGGGAAGGCGGCGACGATCGAGCTCCTCGGCGGCTCCGCGCTCGGCGTGCTCGGGCTGGTGGTCGGGCTGAAGCAAGGCGAGGCGGGCGACCTCGACGGGACGACGGTCGATTTGCAGGAAGACACGGGCGATGCACAGAGCATCAAGTTCGATGATCCGCCCGCTGATCCTGCGGCGGTCGTCGCGGCGATCGGGAAGGCGAACAACGTGGCGGCGTCGCTCGTGGCTCCGGCCTCGAAGCTGCGGCTCGTGAGCAAGACGATCGGCGAGGGGTCGAGCCTCACGATCCTCGGCGGGAGCGCGATCGAGCTGCTCGGCCTCCCAAAGGCAGCGGCGAAGGGGCGCGAGGCGGACCATAAGATCCCGGGCGTCGGCGTGACGATCCAGTTTCCCGCGGCGGCGTTCGTCAAGGACACTGAATACGCGTTCGTCTGCAACGCGCCGGGGTTCGCGATCGAGGCCGTGATCGAGGCGATCGACAAGCTCGTCCACGTGAAGGCCGATTTTCGGCTTCTGCATGTCGTCGGCGAGCTCGCCGATGCTGCGGAAACGAGGGCGCTGGCGGAGGCGCTCGACACGAAGATCGCTGAGCTCGAAGCGCTCAAGCGGCCGATCGTCGCGATCCTCGGCGCGCCCCTCGGCGAGACGGACGAAGCGCTCGCGGAAGCCTTCGAGGGCTTCGTTTCGCGGCGCGTGTGCGTGTGCGCTCGTGGCGCGTGGCTCCGCGGTGGGACGCTGCAAGGGTCGTTCTTGCGGTCGCAATCGTGGGCGGCCGCGTACAAGGCGGCGGCGCTGCGGTTCTCGTCGGACCTCGGCAACCATGATGACGGGCCGCTGAAGGAGGTGGACGCTCTGCCGGTCGATGAGGGCCTCGCGACGGTGAAGCTCCGCGCGGCGCGGTTCACGGTCATGGATACGAGCGGGGGGAACGTGTACTTCGCTCGCGGTCTCACGATGGCGGACGAACGGAGCCGCTATCGGGATCTGAACGTGGCGCGCGTCATGATCGAGGCGTACCTCGCGGCGCAGCCGGTCCTCGATAACGAGATCAACAACGATCCGCCGCTGAACGAGGACGGGACGCTCGAAACGAATACCGCGGGGGCGATCGATCGAGCGGTAACGAATGCGTTGGCAAATTCGCTCATGCCCGACCACGCAAGCGCGGTCCGGGCGCGCGTCATCCGCACGGACAACGTCTTCGAGACGAACCTGCTCCGGGCGCGGATGACCGTGGTCCCTCGGGGGCAAATCTACGGGGTCTCGGCCGAGCTCGGGCCGGGGCTCTTGACGGACAACGAGGAGGAGGGCGGCTGA
- a CDS encoding phage protein Gp36 family protein has protein sequence MNAYATLAQLYALGVNKEALARVPVADQLEGLEAASRKVDTYLADLNPPLAVFTGAIVEATAALAAYMLMSASGFDPEHDDSKNLRQRYLDQIHWLEGLDGGKKLPGVVGQSGAGGKRLGPRVRAAELRGWERGWRGGRRA, from the coding sequence GTGAACGCGTACGCCACGCTCGCGCAACTGTACGCGCTCGGCGTCAACAAGGAGGCGCTGGCTCGTGTACCCGTCGCGGATCAACTCGAAGGGCTCGAGGCGGCTTCGCGGAAGGTGGATACGTATCTCGCGGATCTCAACCCTCCGCTGGCAGTCTTCACCGGGGCGATCGTCGAAGCTACCGCGGCGCTCGCGGCCTATATGCTCATGTCCGCCTCGGGGTTCGACCCCGAGCACGACGACTCGAAGAATCTGCGGCAACGATACCTCGACCAGATCCACTGGCTCGAAGGGCTCGACGGCGGAAAGAAGCTGCCGGGCGTGGTCGGGCAATCGGGGGCCGGAGGAAAGCGGCTCGGGCCGCGTGTGCGCGCGGCGGAGCTGCGTGGATGGGAGCGCGGGTGGCGAGGAGGGCGGCGGGCATGA
- a CDS encoding Mu-like prophage major head subunit gpT family protein: MIITRSSLRAMFKGFQVLFKSGMGMAEPWGSKVARTLPSTGEEETYSWLTAIPGLRHWVGPRVVENLRSRSFTIKNKPFEKTLGVEREKIEDDKYGMYGDYASLLGQQAAKHPDDCIAPILLYGEQASYLDPLVGPVSLVVYDGQPVFSEVHPVDQDDPDSPVQANYYPSGMALTPENYEIVRANMRSLVDVNGRRIGIKPDTLIVSPQKEGTAKRIVEAETIARGGAQEDNINQGTAEVLVIDELSDSPGVWFLAMLKNQLMRPIIWQERQKPRFQALMNGSEYAFVNNQYLAGVDCRGNAAPAVWQSIAKCRP, translated from the coding sequence ATGATCATCACGCGTTCGAGCCTGCGGGCGATGTTCAAGGGCTTCCAGGTCCTCTTCAAGAGCGGGATGGGCATGGCGGAGCCGTGGGGCTCGAAGGTCGCCCGCACGCTCCCGAGCACGGGCGAGGAAGAGACTTACTCGTGGTTGACCGCGATCCCGGGCCTCCGGCATTGGGTGGGCCCTCGCGTGGTCGAAAACCTCCGCTCGCGGAGCTTCACGATCAAGAACAAGCCCTTCGAGAAAACCCTCGGGGTCGAGCGGGAGAAGATCGAAGACGACAAATACGGGATGTATGGCGATTATGCGAGCCTGCTCGGGCAGCAGGCCGCAAAGCATCCCGACGACTGCATCGCGCCGATCCTTCTGTACGGGGAGCAAGCGAGCTACCTCGATCCCCTCGTCGGGCCGGTCTCGCTCGTCGTGTACGATGGCCAGCCGGTCTTTTCCGAGGTGCATCCGGTGGATCAAGACGATCCCGATTCACCCGTCCAGGCGAATTATTACCCGTCGGGGATGGCGCTCACGCCCGAGAATTACGAGATCGTCCGCGCGAACATGCGCTCGCTCGTCGACGTGAACGGGCGGCGGATCGGGATCAAGCCGGATACGCTGATCGTGAGCCCGCAGAAGGAAGGCACGGCCAAGCGGATCGTCGAGGCCGAGACGATCGCCCGCGGCGGCGCGCAGGAAGACAACATCAATCAGGGGACGGCCGAGGTGCTCGTGATCGATGAGCTGAGCGATTCGCCCGGGGTCTGGTTTCTCGCCATGCTCAAGAATCAACTGATGCGGCCGATCATCTGGCAGGAACGGCAGAAACCGCGGTTTCAGGCGCTCATGAACGGGAGCGAGTACGCGTTCGTCAATAACCAATACCTCGCGGGGGTCGACTGCCGGGGCAATGCCGCGCCGGCCGTCTGGCAGAGCATCGCGAAGTGTCGCCCGTAG
- a CDS encoding baseplate J/gp47 family protein: MGAPSLAALLRARRKDVIFEDLLEKAHGLGLRARGWDSKRIGRVLLEIEAQTVEAWEAARIAITRGGYLGDDESGPFGAWLDLVALGWFQELRREAIPTEGRMVLTEFADDSLHVIQPGELAAVFGPELADPLRYVNVDGGTLPKGGSLALTFRAEAPGARYNVPPSTISFLNTPLQGVRIANPADPATGTWITRAGADEESDPSLRAKCRDKWGSLGAGGNLAAVRYRIRKAAELFGLSVSRFRVRDDNPNGPGSVDVYLANPAGPASAAEVKAVRGYLAGLKAVGTGPLRCFAATLLEVPIVAGLRNPTNPHAVAEAIGRLVALQSDYPLGEALYRARLIEELVDVASGTVDVRLVSPARDVLPKATDAIVFVPQLILL; the protein is encoded by the coding sequence ATGGGCGCGCCGTCGCTCGCGGCGCTGCTTCGGGCTCGCCGAAAGGACGTCATCTTCGAGGACCTGCTCGAAAAGGCCCACGGGCTCGGGCTGCGGGCGCGCGGCTGGGACTCGAAGAGGATCGGGCGCGTGCTCCTCGAAATCGAGGCGCAAACGGTCGAGGCGTGGGAGGCGGCGAGGATCGCAATCACGCGCGGCGGATACCTCGGCGACGATGAAAGCGGGCCCTTCGGCGCGTGGCTCGATCTCGTCGCGCTCGGCTGGTTCCAAGAGCTGCGGCGCGAGGCCATTCCGACCGAGGGGCGGATGGTCCTCACGGAGTTTGCCGACGACTCGCTGCACGTCATCCAACCGGGCGAGCTCGCGGCGGTGTTCGGGCCCGAGCTCGCCGATCCTCTCCGGTACGTGAACGTTGACGGCGGGACGCTACCAAAGGGCGGAAGTCTCGCGCTCACCTTTCGGGCCGAGGCGCCCGGCGCGAGGTACAACGTTCCTCCGTCGACCATTTCGTTTCTGAATACGCCGCTCCAGGGCGTGAGGATCGCCAATCCGGCCGATCCCGCGACGGGGACATGGATCACGCGGGCCGGCGCGGACGAAGAGAGCGATCCGAGCCTCCGCGCCAAGTGCCGGGATAAGTGGGGCTCCCTCGGCGCAGGTGGAAACCTCGCGGCCGTCCGCTATCGCATTCGCAAGGCGGCCGAGCTCTTCGGGCTCTCGGTCTCGCGGTTCCGGGTTCGTGACGATAACCCGAACGGGCCCGGGAGCGTGGACGTCTATCTCGCGAATCCGGCCGGGCCGGCGTCGGCGGCCGAGGTGAAGGCGGTTCGGGGCTACCTCGCGGGCCTGAAGGCCGTGGGGACGGGGCCGCTTCGGTGCTTCGCGGCAACGCTGCTCGAGGTGCCGATCGTCGCGGGCCTGCGAAACCCGACGAATCCGCACGCGGTGGCGGAGGCGATCGGGCGGCTCGTCGCCCTGCAATCGGATTACCCTCTCGGCGAGGCCCTCTACCGCGCGCGGCTGATCGAAGAGCTCGTCGATGTCGCCAGCGGGACGGTGGATGTGCGGCTCGTGTCGCCCGCGCGGGACGTCCTTCCGAAGGCGACGGACGCAATCGTCTTCGTCCCTCAACTCATCCTGCTTTGA
- a CDS encoding phage portal protein family protein has translation RESADLAEALLTDERLDGALQQRIDGLLALPLSFEVSTETGDKEAAELAQKKAAEVWWRFCPEPVLRDVLKWLIMLGVAVVQLNWTEERGQWLPLLEVWHPRDLWFEGHEVTYKVGTPTAQIAIGADPYKWAIFASGSQTPWMNGAVRRVAMYYLAKQQMFTDWAHYSEVYGHPTRVGKYPAALDESDETARERDAYQDALVNAGKSPVIMLPVDIDSEGKAAAGWDYELVQADGASAVEVFERGIRYCDSAAAMAILRQTLTMEPAPIGSHALGKVHNAVRHEGKRADTEGLATTGHFEVLRPWALFNFGDERLAPWPKWDTRTPEEREAQAEAEVLEARRRADVAKAEAEARRAVAEAKRAEAIAAAEAAKLRAETLERVAGAFAALGASTLASRVDWDALAKDEGLPLAPAGKSQPRELGRRALSGGGKVLHVVDGTYELFRAHFSRGRRRVVDGKDVKATVGMVASLVTLLEAGEVTHLAVAFDNPITSFRNKLFEGYKDDTVVPAALRAQFEDAEAAARALGVVVWSMDEFEADDALATACQKYAQDFATIRLLSPDKDLAQCLTRAGVVLVDRARGRELAADGVRDRFGVDPESIPDLLALVGDAADQIPGLDGVGIEAAAALLSRYGHIEDIPEDATDWDVEVWGAERVAAALKAGREDALLYRELATLVRNVPLEEKAEELAWGGESEGFGAWCERMNADHLKGRLPVAG, from the coding sequence TCGCGAATCAGCAGACCTCGCGGAAGCGCTCTTGACCGACGAGCGGCTCGATGGCGCTCTCCAGCAACGGATCGACGGGCTGCTCGCGCTGCCGCTCTCGTTCGAGGTCTCGACCGAGACGGGCGACAAGGAGGCGGCGGAGCTCGCGCAGAAGAAGGCCGCGGAGGTCTGGTGGCGCTTCTGTCCCGAGCCTGTCCTGCGTGATGTCCTGAAGTGGTTGATCATGCTCGGCGTCGCGGTCGTGCAACTGAACTGGACCGAGGAGCGGGGGCAATGGCTGCCGCTGCTCGAGGTCTGGCATCCGCGCGATCTGTGGTTCGAGGGGCACGAGGTTACCTACAAGGTCGGCACTCCGACCGCGCAGATCGCGATCGGCGCGGACCCGTACAAGTGGGCGATCTTCGCCTCGGGGAGCCAGACACCCTGGATGAACGGCGCCGTCCGGCGGGTCGCGATGTACTACCTCGCGAAACAACAGATGTTCACGGATTGGGCCCATTACTCCGAGGTTTACGGGCATCCTACGCGGGTCGGGAAGTATCCCGCGGCCCTCGACGAGAGCGACGAGACGGCGCGGGAGCGCGATGCGTACCAGGACGCGCTCGTCAACGCGGGGAAATCGCCGGTGATCATGCTCCCGGTCGATATTGACAGCGAGGGCAAGGCGGCGGCGGGTTGGGATTACGAGCTCGTCCAGGCGGACGGCGCGAGCGCGGTCGAGGTGTTCGAGCGCGGGATCCGGTACTGTGACAGCGCGGCGGCGATGGCGATCCTCCGGCAGACACTCACCATGGAACCTGCGCCGATTGGCTCGCATGCGCTCGGGAAGGTGCATAACGCCGTCCGCCATGAGGGGAAACGGGCGGACACCGAAGGGCTCGCGACGACGGGGCATTTCGAGGTGTTGCGGCCGTGGGCGCTGTTCAACTTTGGGGACGAACGCCTCGCGCCGTGGCCGAAGTGGGACACGAGGACGCCCGAGGAGCGGGAGGCGCAAGCCGAGGCCGAGGTGCTCGAGGCGCGACGGCGGGCGGACGTGGCGAAGGCGGAAGCGGAAGCGCGGCGAGCCGTCGCTGAGGCGAAGCGGGCGGAAGCCATCGCGGCGGCCGAGGCGGCGAAGCTCCGGGCCGAGACGCTCGAACGTGTCGCGGGCGCGTTCGCTGCCCTCGGCGCGAGCACGCTCGCGAGCCGCGTGGATTGGGACGCGCTGGCGAAGGACGAGGGGCTCCCCCTGGCTCCGGCGGGCAAGTCTCAGCCGCGGGAGCTCGGGCGTCGCGCCTTGTCGGGAGGCGGGAAGGTTCTGCACGTCGTTGACGGCACGTATGAGCTCTTCCGCGCTCACTTCTCGCGAGGCCGGCGGCGCGTCGTCGACGGGAAGGACGTCAAGGCGACCGTGGGCATGGTGGCCTCCCTCGTGACCCTGCTCGAGGCGGGCGAGGTCACGCATCTTGCCGTAGCCTTCGACAACCCGATCACGAGCTTTCGAAACAAGCTGTTCGAGGGATACAAGGACGATACCGTCGTCCCGGCGGCCCTGCGCGCGCAGTTCGAGGACGCGGAAGCGGCGGCGCGCGCGCTCGGGGTCGTGGTCTGGTCGATGGACGAGTTCGAGGCCGACGACGCGCTTGCCACGGCATGCCAGAAGTACGCGCAGGACTTCGCCACGATCCGCCTCCTCTCGCCGGACAAAGACCTCGCGCAATGCCTGACGCGGGCGGGCGTCGTGCTCGTGGATCGTGCTCGTGGTCGGGAGCTCGCGGCGGATGGCGTGCGGGATCGGTTCGGCGTCGATCCGGAGAGCATTCCCGATCTGCTCGCGCTCGTGGGCGATGCCGCCGACCAGATCCCGGGGCTCGATGGGGTGGGCATCGAGGCGGCGGCCGCGCTCCTGTCGAGATACGGCCATATTGAAGATATCCCGGAAGATGCGACGGATTGGGACGTCGAGGTCTGGGGCGCGGAGCGTGTCGCGGCGGCCCTGAAGGCCGGTCGAGAGGACGCGCTCCTGTACCGCGAGCTCGCCACGCTCGTGCGGAATGTCCCCCTCGAAGAGAAGGCCGAAGAGCTCGCGTGGGGTGGGGAGAGCGAGGGATTTGGCGCATGGTGTGAGAGAATGAACGCCGACCATTTGAAGGGACGGTTGCCTGTCGCCGGGTGA